A single genomic interval of Physeter macrocephalus isolate SW-GA chromosome 5, ASM283717v5, whole genome shotgun sequence harbors:
- the EFCAB10 gene encoding EF-hand calcium-binding domain-containing protein 10 isoform X2, with translation MEANSSRELEARNYLEKHRIMELLTSLASALLFFRPALKTLGLCTADEVLKDDGHGITCEKFMREVNKRTQEIWSAF, from the exons ATGGAGGCCAACAGCAGCAGGGAGCTCGAAGCCAGGAATTATTTGGAAAAACATCGGATTATGGAGTTGCTGACCTCTCTCGCCAGCGCCCTCCTCTTTTTCCGGCCGG CCCTAAAAACCCTGGGTCTGTGTACTGCAGATGAAGTTTTAAAAGATGATGGACATGGAATAACTTGTGAAAAATTCATGCGTGAAgt gaaCAAGAGGACTCAGGAAATATGGTCAGCATTTTAA
- the EFCAB10 gene encoding EF-hand calcium-binding domain-containing protein 10 isoform X1, translating into MEANSSRELEARNYLEKHRIMELLTSLASALLFFRPEKPREYLISILERLRTAKVSGMAFPFFMDNSNIAAMFQMLDSSNKGSISFIQYKEALKTLGLCTADEVLKDDGHGITCEKFMREVNKRTQEIWSAF; encoded by the exons ATGGAGGCCAACAGCAGCAGGGAGCTCGAAGCCAGGAATTATTTGGAAAAACATCGGATTATGGAGTTGCTGACCTCTCTCGCCAGCGCCCTCCTCTTTTTCCGGCCGG AAAAACCAAGAGAGTATTTAATATCTATATTGGAACGGCTGAGAACTGCCAAAGTATCAGGCATGGCTTTCCCTTTCTTTATGGATAACTCTAACATTGCAGCCATGTTTCAGATGCTGGACTCCTCGAATAAAGGATCCATATCATTTATACAGTATAAAGAAG CCCTAAAAACCCTGGGTCTGTGTACTGCAGATGAAGTTTTAAAAGATGATGGACATGGAATAACTTGTGAAAAATTCATGCGTGAAgt gaaCAAGAGGACTCAGGAAATATGGTCAGCATTTTAA